A genomic window from Natrinema sp. HArc-T2 includes:
- the acnA gene encoding aconitate hydratase AcnA produces MAIDQFSDAIREFEHDGESYKMADLTVLEEQGLCDLDKMPVSIRILLESVLRNADGETIDADAVRAAASWEPDVPDAEVPFTVSRVVLQDLTGVPAVVDLAALRSAADRKGVDPTVVEPEVPCDLVIDHSVQVDHFGSEDAYEKNVEIEYERNEERYRAIKWAQQAFDEFNVVPPGTGIVHQVNLEHLGRVVHEREVDGEQWLVPDTLVGTDSHTPMIGGIGAVGWGVGGIEAEAALLGQPINMSLPEVVGVRLSGELPDGATATDLVLHITEKLRQVGVVDKFVEFFGPGVSELSVADRATISNMAPEQGSTISMFPVDDKTLEYLELTGRDPDHIELVKEYLEAQGLFGEQDPEFTEVVDFDLGEVEPSLAGHKKPHARIPMGNLDEHFPTLLEEEGVIPSGAAESDGGLVAESTPALDEKIPVELEDGTEVEIGHGDILVSAITSCTNTSNPSVMVAAGLLARNAAEQGLEVPEYVKTSLAPGSRVVTEYLKRADLLDDLEELGYHVVGYGCTTCIGNAGPLPEPVEEAIDEHDLWTTSVLSGNRNFEARIHPKIKANYLASPPLVVAYGLAGRMDIDLEEEPIGTNDEGEEVYLEDVWPDTEEVRQTIHDNVSPDMFEEKYSSIYEGDERWEALDAPTGEVYDWDPESTYIREPPFFQDFPLEEPGVDNVEDARALLTLGDTVTTDHISPAGPFGEDLPAGQWLKERGVEPYEFNTYGSRRGNHEVMMRGTFANVRIKNELLDGKEGGYTIHHPTGEETTVFEASERYREEDTPLIVMAGEELGTGSSRDWAAKGTDLLGIRATIGKSYERIYRDNLIGMGVLPLQFKDGEGWEELGLEGDEYFEIEGLEDGLEPNAELTVTAEDDDGETTEFEVTAQVDTPMAVEYVENGGVLHLVLRRLLNEELQ; encoded by the coding sequence ATGGCAATCGACCAGTTCTCGGATGCGATCCGGGAATTCGAACACGACGGTGAGTCGTACAAGATGGCGGATCTTACGGTTCTCGAGGAGCAGGGCCTCTGTGACCTCGATAAGATGCCCGTGAGCATCCGCATTCTGCTCGAGTCGGTGCTGCGCAACGCCGACGGCGAGACGATTGACGCCGACGCCGTCCGCGCGGCGGCCTCCTGGGAACCCGACGTGCCGGACGCCGAGGTTCCGTTTACGGTCTCGCGTGTCGTCCTGCAGGACCTGACGGGTGTGCCGGCGGTCGTCGACCTCGCGGCGCTGCGCTCTGCGGCCGACCGCAAGGGCGTCGATCCGACGGTCGTCGAACCCGAAGTCCCCTGCGACCTCGTGATCGACCACAGCGTGCAGGTCGACCACTTCGGCAGCGAGGACGCCTACGAGAAGAACGTCGAGATCGAGTACGAGCGCAACGAAGAGCGCTACCGTGCGATCAAGTGGGCCCAGCAGGCATTCGACGAGTTCAACGTCGTCCCGCCAGGAACGGGTATCGTCCACCAGGTCAACCTCGAACACCTCGGTCGCGTCGTCCACGAGCGCGAAGTCGACGGCGAGCAGTGGCTCGTCCCCGACACGCTCGTTGGCACTGACAGCCACACCCCGATGATCGGCGGCATCGGTGCCGTCGGCTGGGGTGTCGGTGGCATCGAGGCCGAGGCCGCACTGCTCGGCCAGCCGATCAACATGAGCCTGCCGGAAGTCGTCGGTGTCCGCCTCTCGGGCGAACTCCCCGACGGCGCGACCGCGACCGACCTCGTCCTCCACATCACGGAGAAGCTCCGCCAGGTCGGCGTCGTCGACAAGTTCGTCGAGTTCTTCGGCCCCGGCGTTTCCGAGCTTTCGGTCGCCGACCGCGCGACCATCTCGAACATGGCCCCCGAACAGGGCTCGACGATCAGCATGTTCCCCGTCGACGACAAGACGCTCGAGTACCTCGAGCTGACGGGTCGCGACCCCGACCACATCGAACTCGTCAAAGAGTACCTCGAGGCACAGGGCCTCTTCGGCGAGCAGGACCCCGAGTTCACCGAGGTCGTCGACTTCGACCTCGGCGAGGTCGAACCCAGCCTCGCAGGCCACAAGAAGCCCCACGCCCGCATCCCGATGGGCAACTTAGACGAGCACTTCCCGACGCTGCTCGAAGAAGAGGGCGTCATTCCGTCGGGTGCCGCCGAAAGCGATGGCGGACTCGTCGCCGAGAGCACGCCCGCACTCGACGAGAAGATCCCCGTCGAACTCGAGGACGGCACCGAAGTCGAGATCGGCCACGGTGACATCCTCGTTAGCGCGATCACGTCCTGTACGAACACCTCGAACCCGTCCGTGATGGTCGCGGCCGGCCTGCTCGCACGCAACGCCGCAGAGCAGGGACTCGAAGTGCCTGAGTACGTCAAGACCAGCCTCGCGCCCGGGAGCCGTGTCGTCACGGAGTACCTGAAGCGTGCGGACCTGCTCGACGATCTCGAGGAACTCGGCTACCACGTCGTCGGCTACGGCTGTACGACGTGTATCGGCAACGCCGGTCCGCTGCCGGAGCCGGTCGAGGAAGCTATCGACGAGCACGACCTCTGGACGACGAGCGTCCTCTCGGGCAACCGTAACTTCGAGGCTCGTATCCACCCGAAAATCAAGGCCAACTACCTCGCCAGCCCGCCGCTGGTCGTCGCCTACGGCCTCGCAGGTCGGATGGACATCGACCTCGAAGAGGAGCCGATCGGCACCAACGACGAGGGCGAAGAGGTCTACCTCGAGGATGTCTGGCCGGACACCGAGGAAGTCCGTCAGACGATCCACGACAACGTCTCCCCCGACATGTTCGAGGAGAAGTACTCGAGCATCTACGAGGGTGACGAGCGCTGGGAGGCACTCGACGCGCCAACCGGCGAGGTCTACGACTGGGACCCAGAGTCGACGTACATCCGCGAGCCGCCGTTCTTCCAGGACTTCCCGCTCGAGGAACCCGGCGTCGACAACGTCGAGGACGCCCGCGCGCTGCTCACGCTCGGTGACACCGTCACGACCGACCACATCAGCCCCGCCGGGCCGTTCGGCGAGGACCTGCCCGCCGGCCAGTGGCTCAAAGAGCGCGGCGTCGAACCCTACGAGTTCAACACCTACGGCTCGCGCCGTGGCAACCACGAGGTCATGATGCGTGGCACCTTCGCGAACGTCCGCATCAAAAACGAGCTGCTCGACGGCAAGGAGGGTGGCTACACGATCCACCACCCGACCGGCGAGGAGACCACCGTCTTCGAAGCCTCCGAGCGCTACCGCGAGGAGGACACGCCGCTGATCGTCATGGCCGGCGAGGAGCTCGGGACTGGCTCGAGCCGAGACTGGGCCGCGAAGGGGACCGACCTGCTCGGTATCCGCGCGACCATCGGCAAGAGCTACGAGCGCATCTACCGTGACAACCTCATCGGCATGGGCGTCCTGCCCCTGCAGTTCAAAGACGGCGAGGGCTGGGAGGAACTCGGCCTCGAGGGCGACGAGTACTTCGAGATCGAAGGTCTCGAGGACGGCCTCGAGCCGAACGCTGAGCTGACCGTGACTGCAGAGGACGACGACGGCGAGACCACCGAGTTCGAGGTCACCGCACAGGTCGACACGCCGATGGCGGTCGAGTACGTCGAGAACGGTGGCGTGCTCCACCTCGTGCTCCGTCGCCTGCTCAACGAAGAGCTGCAGTAA
- a CDS encoding twin-arginine translocation signal domain-containing protein: MTEDDSGLFDDSRRSFMKKGAVATTALALGAGATGTVSAQADGQVLVYGDDYRPGQDFEVISELNTQTKEDLIADSGSEDDIFDDPDDWEAYIISYDLGAEAPTWGFLLSEDIALSSGDSETMGDDGEFRDSQLDLVEVTPGASGNGGDEEDNGNGGDGGDGGDGGDGGDGGMEDGGTDGNGGAGGNDTGAGGGGGGGN, translated from the coding sequence ATGACAGAAGACGATAGCGGACTATTCGACGACTCACGGCGCTCGTTCATGAAGAAAGGAGCGGTCGCCACGACGGCGCTCGCCCTCGGCGCAGGCGCGACCGGGACCGTCAGCGCTCAGGCGGACGGCCAAGTGCTCGTGTACGGAGACGACTACCGGCCCGGCCAGGACTTCGAGGTCATCTCGGAGCTAAACACGCAGACGAAAGAGGATCTGATCGCGGACTCCGGGTCGGAAGACGACATCTTCGACGATCCGGACGACTGGGAGGCCTACATCATCAGTTACGATCTAGGTGCCGAAGCCCCAACGTGGGGCTTCCTGCTCTCAGAAGATATCGCCCTCAGCTCGGGCGACAGCGAGACGATGGGTGACGATGGAGAGTTCCGCGACTCCCAGCTGGACCTGGTCGAAGTGACCCCCGGCGCGTCCGGCAACGGCGGTGACGAGGAAGACAACGGCAACGGCGGTGACGGCGGTGACGGTGGCGATGGCGGTGACGGCGGCGACGGCGGCATGGAAGACGGTGGCACCGACGGTAACGGTGGTGCTGGCGGCAACGATACCGGAGCCGGCGGCGGCGGTGGCGGCGGCAACTAA
- a CDS encoding calcium-binding protein produces the protein MTENDTDQSSDSSGSLAKRGTLAATALALGAGATAGTATAQDDEDVVVVFDDDYRPDADFDVVSELQPETKEDVLADSGSADDVFDDPDDWDAYIIKYDLDTDAPAWGILFTEDISLEAGDSETMGEDGAFRDSQLDMIEAEL, from the coding sequence ATGACAGAAAACGATACAGACCAGTCGAGCGACTCGAGCGGCTCGCTCGCAAAGCGAGGAACGCTGGCTGCGACGGCGCTCGCCCTCGGTGCGGGCGCGACAGCCGGAACCGCCACTGCACAGGACGACGAGGACGTGGTCGTCGTGTTCGATGACGACTACCGTCCCGATGCCGACTTCGACGTCGTCTCGGAACTCCAACCGGAGACGAAAGAGGACGTGTTGGCGGACTCCGGCTCTGCGGACGACGTGTTCGACGACCCGGACGACTGGGACGCATACATAATCAAGTACGATCTGGACACGGACGCCCCGGCGTGGGGGATCCTGTTTACGGAGGATATCAGCCTCGAAGCCGGCGACAGCGAGACGATGGGTGAGGACGGAGCGTTCCGTGACTCCCAGTTGGACATGATCGAAGCCGAGTTGTAA
- a CDS encoding dihydrofolate reductase encodes MSGDRDGSPLETDRELVVIVAVADNGVIGKDGDMPWHIPADLRHFKETTMDHPVIMGRVTYEGILETLGEPLPGRTTIVLTSRDLETPANVVVAHDLEAALEAAETAARERHDGTDRVFVAGGATVYEQFLPAVDRLIVTEVHDDPEGDTHFPEWDRESFRAVARDERDGFAFVEYARRD; translated from the coding sequence ATGAGCGGGGATCGAGACGGATCGCCACTGGAGACTGACCGCGAACTCGTCGTCATCGTCGCGGTCGCCGACAACGGTGTCATCGGCAAGGACGGCGACATGCCCTGGCATATCCCCGCCGATCTCCGACACTTCAAGGAGACGACGATGGACCATCCGGTCATCATGGGCCGGGTCACGTACGAGGGGATCCTCGAGACACTCGGCGAACCGCTCCCTGGCCGGACGACGATCGTCCTGACGAGTCGCGACCTCGAGACGCCTGCAAACGTCGTCGTCGCACACGATCTCGAGGCTGCACTCGAGGCAGCCGAAACCGCTGCCCGTGAGCGCCACGACGGAACCGATCGCGTCTTCGTCGCCGGGGGCGCGACGGTCTACGAACAGTTCCTGCCGGCGGTCGATCGGCTGATCGTTACCGAAGTCCACGACGATCCCGAAGGCGATACGCACTTTCCGGAGTGGGATCGAGAGTCGTTCCGGGCGGTTGCACGCGACGAGCGCGACGGGTTCGCATTCGTAGAGTACGCCCGCCGCGACTGA
- the thyA gene encoding thymidylate synthase: MQQYLELVDTVLSTGTYKPNRTGVDTISSFSEHYEVDLQEGYPLLTTKEMDGYRWNSMLHEVCWYLSGEEHIRNLREETKIWDAWADDEGQLDTAYGRFWRRYPIPEDNAQLEGETWPDAAHQWVTEEADGRRTFDQLQYVIDTLSESPNSRRLVVNAWHPANAAVSTLPPCHYTFVFNVQGDRLNCHLTQRSGDTALGIPFNIAAYALLTKVIAQQTGFEPGTFAHTVVDAHVYCGRGARGEWYADNLETLQAKLAAVDDRAEYLAIREWLKSEAPPEDEGDERLDHVPGLLEQLSREPLSRPTLEVADVSIDELSYDDVELRDYESHDGIDFSVAE, encoded by the coding sequence ATGCAACAGTACCTCGAGCTCGTCGACACGGTTCTCTCGACGGGGACCTACAAGCCCAATCGGACCGGTGTCGACACGATTTCGTCGTTCAGCGAGCACTACGAGGTGGATCTTCAGGAGGGGTATCCGCTGTTGACGACCAAGGAGATGGACGGCTACCGCTGGAACTCGATGCTCCACGAGGTCTGCTGGTATCTCTCCGGCGAAGAACACATCCGGAATCTCCGCGAGGAGACCAAGATCTGGGACGCCTGGGCCGATGACGAGGGGCAACTCGACACCGCGTACGGTCGCTTCTGGCGACGGTATCCGATTCCCGAAGACAATGCCCAACTCGAGGGCGAGACCTGGCCCGACGCGGCCCACCAGTGGGTCACCGAGGAGGCTGACGGCCGACGGACGTTCGATCAACTGCAGTACGTGATCGATACGCTCTCTGAGTCGCCGAACTCCCGTCGGCTCGTGGTCAACGCCTGGCATCCAGCCAACGCAGCCGTTTCGACGCTACCGCCCTGTCACTACACGTTCGTCTTCAACGTGCAGGGCGATCGGCTGAACTGCCATCTCACCCAGCGGTCGGGCGATACCGCACTCGGAATCCCATTCAATATTGCAGCCTACGCGCTCCTGACGAAGGTGATCGCCCAGCAGACTGGCTTCGAGCCCGGAACCTTTGCCCACACCGTCGTCGACGCTCACGTCTACTGCGGGCGCGGCGCTCGCGGAGAGTGGTACGCCGACAACCTCGAGACGCTGCAAGCGAAGCTGGCGGCGGTCGACGACCGCGCGGAGTATCTCGCGATCCGCGAGTGGCTCAAGTCGGAGGCTCCGCCCGAAGACGAGGGTGACGAACGGCTCGATCACGTCCCCGGCCTGCTCGAGCAACTCTCGCGGGAGCCACTCTCACGCCCGACGCTCGAGGTCGCGGACGTCTCGATCGACGAGCTGAGCTACGACGACGTCGAACTTCGGGACTACGAGTCACACGACGGCATCGACTTTTCGGTGGCCGAATGA